GCCAGTCCTTCATTTGTTGTATATTTTTACTCATATACCAGCGGCCATTTGCGAAAGCTCCATAATCTGCACCTATCATAGCTGAACTAAATCGAGTGGAATTTGCGAAAAATAACCATTGTTCTACCCACATTTTTTCTATAGCTTCATTAAAGATACTATCTCCTTTTGCTAGGCCAAGAGCAACCCCTAAATCCCATGCCTTTAAAAGAATTTTTGTTGCTGCCAAGGTCATTTCATTTGTTGTTTTTATTGTGTTTTCAAATCTTGCATATTGATTATCTACCCAATTAGTGCTATGACAAGCTTTGCATACGTTTTTCATATTATTTCTGCGAATATCCATTTCTTTAGAATCTATGAGATATTGTGATACATATTCACCTGTAAGCTCTGTGGGAAGGGGCAATCCATCTTTATTTTTAATTATAGTGGTATCAGGGGATATAGGATGAGGATGGGCGTAGGGAAGTCCAAATATTCTCCAAGGAAGTCTATCATTCATTTGATGTGTTCTATTAGCTATTACTTTTCCATTTTTATCTACAACTAAACTAGCATGGCATGTGGCACATGTTGGAGCTGAAAAGTCTTCACCTAATACCCATGGGACTTTATCAAAATTCCATTTATCACTCATTGAGCTATAAATATTTCCATGCTTACTTACCATATAAACCTTATATGCTGGCACATCAGGTCCTTTATGGCATTCAGAACAAGTAGCTGGCTTTCTAGCCATTGCAATAGAAAATTGATGGCGTGTATGGCAAGATGTGCAGGAACCCTTTGATCCATCAGGATTAATTCTACCCACACCTTGGTTTGGCCATCCTGATAGAATTGGAAATTCCATTTCACCAAAATCTGTTTTTATTTTCTTTAATCCTTTTACTTCTACCTTAGTTCCATGACAATATGCGCAAGAATCTGCTATAGTCTCTTCGTCAGCAGGCTTGTATATAGTATCATTGCCATCAAAAACTTGTACGCCATCTGAAGTGTCCACAAGATTATGATATACAGGATTTTTTAATAGGTTGTTATGAGCATTAGACATAATGTTTTTACTATATTCTAATACTTCTTGAGAGTGGCATGTGGCGCAATCTTTTGGAGTTACAACTACGTGAATCTTGAAGCCATTGTGATTGAAAGTATCTTTGTGTGTATCAGGATTTAATGCATGGCATTCATAACAGCCTACTACATTGCCTTTAACATGATCAGGAATATCTTTACTTGAAACCCTTCTTTTAAGAGGTGGTTTCTTTGTTGCCTCTTCTGGGGAAATAGTTGAATGTCTACTTTTCTTCCAGTCAGCTACAATGCCTGGAGTAACAGTACTATGGCAACTTAAACAGGTTTGTGTTTCTTTACTAATGGATGCGTATGTATTAGATGTAAAAAAGAATGCTACTAATATTAATGAAGATAAAAGTAAATAAGATATTCTTTTCATATCTGCACCCTCAAGTATTTTTATTTATTTTATATAATATATAAAAGATTAATTCAAGTAAAATTAACTTATAATAATTATAAATGTTTGTTAAAATTATAATTAAATTGTTTTTATAAAACTTATAATTTAATAATACTTACAGCAATTTTGAATTTTAGTTTTAGTGATAAACACGATGTGTTTGATTTATTATTTCATTTATATGCAGAAAATAGTATTGTAAATAATTGTGAGAGATATCTATCTAATTTGTGGAAAAGGTGGGGTTGGAAAAAGCACATGTGCAGCATCAATTGCCATTGCGCTGTCAAATAAAAACATAAAAACATTACTTTTATCAACAGATTTCACACCTGCTATTGGGGATGTTTTGAATATTGAAATAGGATCTGAATTTACTAGAGTAAAGAAACACCTATATGCCACTGCTTTAGATCAAAAAATAATTACAGATCGTTGGGTTAAAAAGTTTGGGCCAGATTTTTATGAAATGTTATCAAATATAGTGAATTTGGATGAATTT
This is a stretch of genomic DNA from Deferribacterota bacterium. It encodes these proteins:
- a CDS encoding multiheme c-type cytochrome, producing the protein MKRISYLLLSSLILVAFFFTSNTYASISKETQTCLSCHSTVTPGIVADWKKSRHSTISPEEATKKPPLKRRVSSKDIPDHVKGNVVGCYECHALNPDTHKDTFNHNGFKIHVVVTPKDCATCHSQEVLEYSKNIMSNAHNNLLKNPVYHNLVDTSDGVQVFDGNDTIYKPADEETIADSCAYCHGTKVEVKGLKKIKTDFGEMEFPILSGWPNQGVGRINPDGSKGSCTSCHTRHQFSIAMARKPATCSECHKGPDVPAYKVYMVSKHGNIYSSMSDKWNFDKVPWVLGEDFSAPTCATCHASLVVDKNGKVIANRTHQMNDRLPWRIFGLPYAHPHPISPDTTIIKNKDGLPLPTELTGEYVSQYLIDSKEMDIRRNNMKNVCKACHSTNWVDNQYARFENTIKTTNEMTLAATKILLKAWDLGVALGLAKGDSIFNEAIEKMWVEQWLFFANSTRFSSAMIGADYGAFANGRWYMSKNIQQMKDWLEFKLKENKE